One Methylobacterium sp. NMS14P DNA window includes the following coding sequences:
- a CDS encoding YeeE/YedE family protein: MSAPRLLVALVSGLLFGVGLALSGMMNPERVLGFLDVAGAWDPSLAFVLAGAVGVSALGYAIKARMAQPALAPRFEVPTNRSVDARLLAGAALFGLGWGLAGFCPGPALAGLTLGLPEVGLFVAAMLAGMLLHRVTAARRSRPVGAAR; this comes from the coding sequence GGTGAGCGGCCTGCTGTTCGGCGTCGGCCTCGCCCTCTCGGGCATGATGAACCCCGAGCGGGTCCTGGGCTTCCTCGACGTCGCGGGCGCCTGGGATCCGAGCCTCGCCTTCGTGCTGGCCGGGGCCGTCGGGGTCTCGGCGCTGGGCTACGCGATCAAGGCGCGGATGGCGCAGCCCGCCCTGGCGCCGCGCTTCGAGGTGCCGACGAACCGGAGCGTGGATGCCCGGCTGCTCGCGGGAGCCGCGCTGTTCGGCCTCGGCTGGGGGCTCGCCGGCTTCTGTCCCGGCCCGGCCCTGGCCGGCCTGACCCTCGGCCTGCCGGAGGTCGGGCTGTTCGTGGCGGCGATGCTCGCCGGAATGCTGCTCCACCGCGTCACCGCGGCGCGCCGGTCGCGGCCGGTCGGCGCGGCCCGCTGA
- a CDS encoding alpha/beta fold hydrolase produces the protein MPARAGFHVVAPDQHQRGYGSTTGRDGRDDGDAAAFRTHTYALDAVRIVYALGRRSAAAVGHDLGAMVAARWVQRAQPQRSNTAPLGFHRKPDSAP, from the coding sequence ATGCCGGCCCGGGCGGGCTTCCACGTGGTCGCGCCGGACCAGCACCAGCGCGGGTACGGGAGCACGACGGGCAGGGACGGCCGCGACGACGGCGATGCCGCGGCGTTCCGCACGCACACCTACGCGCTCGACGCCGTGCGGATCGTGTACGCCCTGGGACGCCGTTCCGCGGCGGCAGTCGGCCACGATCTCGGCGCGATGGTCGCCGCCCGCTGGGTGCAGCGGGCGCAGCCGCAGCGCTCCAACACCGCGCCCCTCGGTTTCCACCGGAAGCCGGATTCTGCGCCCTGA
- a CDS encoding metallophosphoesterase — protein MIRLIPSLPAAYVIARVVWPLPAPLALRLGLAALLLIASQYHLWSRLSSGSVFAPEFPRPVVILFNWAFGAIALAAVMQLALDLVALISLALPGGGWAIATAGRAALAASAACLSAAAVWQAARVPPLKDVPVAIADLPPGLDGYTILHLTDLHISRLFPAAWARAVVARANDLRADLIVVTGDFIDGSLEARRNDVAPLQALRARDGVWAVPGNHEYFFDHDAWMRHLAGLGIRVLANAHTILTCGGAALVLAGVTDRSAPATGHPGPDLDAALAGAPSGAPIVLLDHQPANAARAAARGVALQLSGHTHGGMIRGLDRLVARGNAGFVSGAYRVGAMRLYVSNGTGLWPGFALRLGRPSELTRITLRTAT, from the coding sequence ATGATCCGCCTCATCCCCAGCCTGCCCGCGGCCTACGTCATCGCGCGGGTGGTGTGGCCCCTGCCGGCGCCGCTCGCGCTCAGGCTCGGCCTCGCCGCGCTCCTCCTGATCGCCTCCCAGTACCACCTGTGGAGCCGCCTCTCCTCCGGGTCGGTCTTCGCGCCGGAATTCCCGCGCCCGGTCGTGATCCTGTTCAACTGGGCGTTCGGCGCGATCGCGCTGGCGGCGGTGATGCAGCTCGCCCTCGACCTCGTCGCCCTGATCTCCCTGGCGCTGCCCGGAGGCGGCTGGGCGATCGCGACCGCTGGGCGCGCCGCGCTGGCCGCGTCGGCCGCCTGCCTCTCGGCCGCCGCCGTGTGGCAGGCCGCGCGCGTGCCGCCGTTGAAGGACGTGCCCGTCGCGATCGCGGACCTGCCCCCCGGCCTCGACGGCTACACGATCCTGCACCTGACCGACCTGCATATCAGCCGCCTGTTCCCGGCCGCCTGGGCGCGGGCCGTCGTCGCGCGCGCCAACGACCTCCGCGCCGACCTGATCGTCGTGACCGGCGACTTCATCGACGGTTCGCTGGAGGCCCGGCGAAACGACGTCGCGCCGTTGCAGGCCCTGCGCGCGCGCGACGGTGTCTGGGCCGTGCCCGGCAACCACGAGTACTTCTTCGACCACGACGCCTGGATGCGCCACCTCGCGGGATTGGGGATCCGCGTCCTCGCCAACGCCCACACGATCCTGACGTGCGGGGGCGCCGCGCTGGTGCTGGCCGGCGTCACCGACCGCTCCGCGCCCGCCACGGGGCATCCGGGCCCCGACCTCGACGCGGCCCTGGCGGGCGCACCGTCGGGCGCGCCGATCGTCCTGCTGGACCACCAGCCGGCGAACGCCGCCCGAGCCGCGGCGCGCGGCGTGGCGCTCCAGCTCTCCGGCCACACCCACGGCGGCATGATCCGCGGCCTGGACCGTCTTGTGGCGCGCGGCAATGCCGGGTTCGTCTCGGGCGCGTACCGGGTCGGGGCGATGCGGCTCTACGTCAGCAACGGCACCGGGCTCTGGCCCGGCTTCGCCCTCCGGCTGGGGCGTCCGTCGGAGCTGACGCGGATCACCCTGCGGACCGCCACCTGA
- a CDS encoding HAD-IA family hydrolase, whose amino-acid sequence MTSHRFDAVLFDLLTALLDSWSLWDSVAGSEEAGRRWRAEYLRITYRTGAYRPYEDLVAEAAAAVGLPRRLAADLEDRYGELRPWPGVTETLQALAARSVRLGVVTNCSERLGRIAAGCLGVELDAVVTAERAGFYKPDPRPYRLGLQALGVEPARCLFVAGSAFDLVGTAQVGLATYWHDRVGMAAPDGAAPPLAHETTLDPLRAWFDPSAR is encoded by the coding sequence ATGACATCCCACCGATTCGATGCCGTCCTGTTCGATCTCCTGACGGCCCTGCTGGACAGCTGGTCCCTGTGGGACTCGGTCGCCGGCAGCGAGGAGGCCGGCCGCCGGTGGCGGGCCGAGTACCTGCGGATCACCTACCGAACGGGGGCGTACCGGCCCTACGAGGATCTCGTGGCCGAGGCCGCCGCGGCGGTGGGCCTGCCGCGCCGCCTCGCGGCGGACCTCGAGGACCGCTACGGCGAACTCCGGCCCTGGCCCGGCGTGACGGAGACCCTGCAGGCGCTCGCGGCGCGCTCCGTGCGGCTCGGCGTCGTGACCAACTGCTCCGAACGTCTGGGGCGCATCGCCGCCGGTTGCCTGGGGGTCGAGCTCGACGCGGTCGTCACGGCGGAGCGGGCCGGGTTCTACAAGCCCGATCCGCGTCCCTACCGGCTGGGACTGCAGGCCCTCGGGGTCGAGCCGGCGCGCTGCCTGTTCGTCGCCGGCTCGGCCTTCGACCTCGTGGGCACGGCGCAGGTGGGGCTGGCGACGTACTGGCACGACCGCGTGGGCATGGCGGCCCCGGACGGCGCGGCGCCCCCGCTGGCGCACGAGACCACCCTGGATCCGCTGCGCGCCTGGTTCGATCCGAGCGCGCGCTGA